Below is a genomic region from Brassica oleracea var. oleracea cultivar TO1000 chromosome C9, BOL, whole genome shotgun sequence.
ATAGCCAGTGAGACCCAAAAAATCCTCGCAACTCCTGGACCGACTTTGGATTATGCCATTGTTTCATTGCTATCACTTTTTGGGGATCAGTTGAAACACCCTTGCTTGTAATCACATGTCCCAGATACTCCACTTTCTCTTGTGCAAACGCACACTTCTTCCTGTTCGCAAACAGACGCTGCTCCACGAAAATATCCAAAACAGCTCCAAATGCTTCACGTGATCCTCCACTGTTTTGCTGTAAATGAGGATATCATCAAAAAATACCAGCACAAACCTCCGCAAATATTGTCTGAAAAGATCATTCATCAAGGCTTGGAATGTGGCCGGAGCATTAGTGAGACCGAAAGGCATCACTAAAAACTCAAAATGACCAGCATGCGTACGAAATGCAGTCTTCGCAATATCTTCTTATTGCATTCGTATCTGATGATACCCAGCCCGCAAATCCAACTTTGAAAAAATCTTAGCTCCATGTAATTCATCCAACAGTTGATCAATCATCGGGATTGGGTACTTGTTTGGAACTGTAGCACGGTTCAATGCACGATAATCCACACAGAATCGATGTGAATTATCTTTCTTCTTAACCAACAGAACCGGACTTGAATACGGACTCTGGCTCAGTCTTATCAACCCTTCCTCTAACATCCCTTTAACCATTCTCTCCATCACTTCCTTGTGTGCGTGAGGATACTTGTAAGGTCTCACATTTATCGGTTTTGAGCTATCCAACAACACAATTGCATGTTCCCGACCTCTGACTGGAGGCAACCCTACCGGTTTCTGAAATACCCCGGCATAGTGCTGCAACGTCTGAGCAATAGGTAGTGGTAACTCCTTCACTGTCTCACTCCTTTCCTCCAACGATCGTACCTCCATCTCAACTCCTTTGTGACACACCGTGTTATCTGCTGTGAATGATTTAAGAGATACGGTCTGAGCATGAAGCGTTGGATCACCTCTTAAAATCACTGGTGCTCCCTCATAGACAAAAGACCATTCATTCTGTTCCCAATCCACCATACATTTGCCCAACGTTCTCAACCATTCCACTCCAAGGATAACGTCAACATTACCCAACTCCAAAACCACAAAATCTGCTTCAAAAGACATAGACGGTAACCCCACAGTCACCTTCTGACACACTCTTGTCCCCTGAACTGAGATTCCCATTCCAAGCAAGACACGCAGATTCGTATTCTCCGTAACCTTAAGCTTGGTCTTCTGAACTGTCAAAGGTGAGATGAAATTATGAGTCGCACCGCTATCTATCATGACCACCACTGAATTCTTCTTTATCGCCCCCTTCAGTTTAGTTGTAGTGGAACATGACTGTCCCAAGAATGAACTCAAAGAAAGTGCCATCGTCGAAGCTTCAGTATCCTCTGTTTCTTCCTCTACTTCAACTAGAGATTGATCCATTATCTTCATCTCCATTCCATTTACGACTGTCAAAACCTGGAGCATACGGTTGGGACACAAATGCTGCCTTGACTACTTATCATCACAGGTGAAGCACATTCCCAAACGCTTTTTCTCTGCTATCTGAGCTTCAGTCAATCGTAATTGCGGTCTCTGTCCTCCTGTCTCAGTCTGCTTCGCCTGCGTCGGCTTGAAAGTCCATCCTGAGCTACTCTTTCTAGAGGAAAAAGATTTGATAGACGTTTTTTTTGAATCGTCTTTCCTCTCTGCTTGTCGCTCTCTACACACCACCTTATATAAAACACTGTCTTCCATCTGACATGTTGTTGAAATCATTTCATCCAAGTCAACTGGTTTGCACATCGTTACAACTTCTCTCATTTCAGGTTTTAACCCATTCATGAATATCCCTTCGAGCTGCGTATCTGTCAGACCAGTCACCAATGTTGATAGATCTTCGAAGGCATGGATATACTGAGCTGCAGTACCAGTCTCTTTAACCGCAAAGAATGGCTGACTAGGGTCCCTAAACTTCTCCTTACTGAATCGCGCTATCAGTTTGTGTTTAAACTCCATCCAGCTTCTGAAACCTCTTCGATGTGATTCACTGTTAAACCAGCTGAGTACATCTCCTGCTAAACTTACTGAGACCACGTCCAATTTAGCTCGGTCATCATAACCACCAATCCTTAAAAAACGTTCTGCAAGAGCTAGCCATCCATACGCATCACAACCATCATACACAGGTCATTCCACTCGTTTCAACATCCTCTCACGGTTACCAACAATCGAGGTTCGATCTACCGCATCCTCATTCCTAGAACTACGGCCAGGTTCCCAGTTTGCGTTATGTACCTGATAGTTAGGATGACGATACGGTGGAGGTGATTCATCGGGAACGTCGATCGCTTTTAGAGAGCTTCTTCTCCAACCGCGCACACATCTTCTCGAAACACGCTTCAATCCTTGATTCAATCGAAGCTTCGATTCGCGATTCCATCTCCTTCGCGTTTTTCTCCAGTTCAAAAAAAGATTCGGTGAACCGCCGATTCGTCTCGATCTGTACCGTCGACTGATCTCGTAACGTCGCCGCAAGTAAATCCAAGGTCACCGGAGGATCCGCCTGACCGTCGCCGGTGTCCTTCGTCCTCTTCGTCATCGTCGCGATGGTTCTCGATCCAGAGCGTTCACTCGCACCAATTTGTTAGAACTATGATTTTTATTGATTAAGATCCACCCAACCGCCCCTCTTAGACTTCACAAGCCGAAGTGCTAAGCCAGTTACAATCCTCCTCAATCAAGGGCAAGCCCAAGACTCTCTAACTGACAGTTATCCTCTCTCACTTGGGTCCCTTTATATCCCAAGGCCCAAATACAATCTCCTTATTCTCTAGTACTCGTAACAGGATAAATCCACGTCATCAAACTCTAACGGCCAACACTCTGTTCTTCCTCCTCTCCTCTGTTCTCCCTTTCTCTTCTCTTCCTCACATACACTCTCTGTAGCATATCACTCTAGCGATGTGCAGCCATGTGCGTAGATATAGAGGAGACCCCGTGGAAGCTCATCAGGCAGTGCTTGAAGTCTCTGGCAATTGTTTAAATTGAGTATGTTCAACCTGGCGAGTCCTTTGATGCTCGCGGGGATGAACTCAAAATTATTACCACTCAAATCAAGTTCTGATAGACTCCATAAGTCACCAATACTGTTAGGAATCTCTGTCATGTTCATGTTGCTTAGACACAGAACTCTCAAGTCATCAAAACTTGATAAGCAAGGACATAGAGAATGTAAACCTTCTGAAACATAGAAGCTATCCCCAATTGCTAAAACTTGAAGACGGGTAAGTAGCGCAATTGACCGTGGTGCTCGTCTTATCGCTGTTCTTCTAGCTTGAAGCACCTTGAGGGCTATCATATTACCAATGTTTTCAGGCAGTTCTTTAATACCGGTCCCTTCTAAATCAAGCCACCTCAAGCATCTCATTGTCTGGCATATTTCTGGTGGAAAGCTCTCAAGTACAGAACAGCCAGAGAGGTTGAGCCTTTCAAGTGATCTTAGCTCAGAAATGCTTACCGGGAGAGACTTCAGTCTTTCATTTCCTGAAATATCCAATTTCGATTAGGTATTTACAACGAGAGAGATTCATCTTCTTCAATTTCCCAACAGGCTGCAATTTTTTTTTTACATGAAATGGTTATAGTCCAATAACAAAAGTAGCAAGGATCTGCAGTTACTATGGAGAATTTACCTGGACTCCGTTCCAAAGTTTTTGGAGATGGCTATTACTCATACAAAATTCAACAAGAAACTCCGGATGAAATCTTGAAGGCATAGACTTTAAAGGGTATCCATCCCAGCGTAGAGAACGAAGCTTGCGTGGGAGATAACTTAGGCCATCAGGTAGATGCATTCTGGTCTCTCCATTATATGCAAGGTCATAGAAGTTGAGAAGCTTGAGATTAGACAATCCCTCGAAAGCTCTCCAAACATTCTGCATAGAAACTCTCCTTGTAAAATGCCTAACTCCATATCTGTTATAGACTTCCTTCACATTCTCTATGAAGCAATGAGCTTGGAATCGACATGAGAGTCCACTGTATAAGTATTTAGCAATCGTAGTTTTCCCAACTCCACCCATTCCCCAAATCCCTACCATTCGAACATCTTCGTCCTCTATAGACATCATAGACTGCAGAAAGTCCATATGGGAACTCATTCCAATCAACCCTTTTGAATCATCCAATGAAGTGAAAACCAGTTTATCAGAAATGTCTTTAACGATCTTCTTAATCAGCTTTGACTCATCCCTCCTATACCATACAAATTTTCATCATTGTATTAACTTTCAAATACACCAATGAGAGATTGCAAAACAAAACAAAAAACCTAAACAAACTTACCAATTCCGAGAATCTTCACCAGAAATAGCAGCTAGTATCGTCAAAGCTTCTTTCCATTTCTTCACCTTCTTCTTGTCACTGTGACTCTCAACATCCTCACCGAAGCTGCCACTCTGTCTTCTCACATCTGAAGGATCAACCTCGTAGAAAATGGGTATGATAGTCTGTTCAAATGCGTCTTTACATTCCATGATCTTCAAGAGCTCGTCCAAGCACCAGCTTGAGGCGGCGTAGTTCCTAGAGACCACGACAATGGCGAACCTGGAGCATTTGATCACGT
It encodes:
- the LOC106319345 gene encoding disease resistance protein TAO1-like isoform X2, translating into MGINAFRDDLDLERGKSISPELVDVIKCSRFAIVVVSRNYAASSWCLDELLKIMECKDAFEQTIIPIFYEVDPSDVRRQSGSFGEDVESHSDKKKVKKWKEALTILAAISGEDSRNWRDESKLIKKIVKDISDKLVFTSLDDSKGLIGMSSHMDFLQSMMSIEDEDVRMVGIWGMGGVGKTTIAKYLYSGLSCRFQAHCFIENVKEVYNRYGVRHFTRRVSMQNVWRAFEGLSNLKLLNFYDLAYNGETRMHLPDGLSYLPRKLRSLRWDGYPLKSMPSRFHPEFLVEFCMSNSHLQKLWNGVQEMKD
- the LOC106319345 gene encoding disease resistance protein TAO1-like isoform X1, translating into MGINAFRDDLDLERGKSISPELVDVIKCSRFAIVVVSRNYAASSWCLDELLKIMECKDAFEQTIIPIFYEVDPSDVRRQSGSFGEDVESHSDKKKVKKWKEALTILAAISGEDSRNWRDESKLIKKIVKDISDKLVFTSLDDSKGLIGMSSHMDFLQSMMSIEDEDVRMVGIWGMGGVGKTTIAKYLYSGLSCRFQAHCFIENVKEVYNRYGVRHFTRRVSMQNVWRAFEGLSNLKLLNFYDLAYNGETRMHLPDGLSYLPRKLRSLRWDGYPLKSMPSRFHPEFLVEFCMSNSHLQKLWNGVQPVGKLKKMNLSRCKYLIEIGYFRK